The Streptomyces sp. CC0208 genome window below encodes:
- a CDS encoding methyltransferase domain-containing protein, producing the protein MTRTDGYLLDNQQAEAAERFDAFATLFDPTTFRHIEGFGIGAGWRCWEVGAGGTSVVSWLAKKVGPTGKVVATDIDTTRLTAAARPPVDVRVHDVSAEEPPGEGFDLVHARLVLVHVPDRERALRSMITSLRPGGRLLLEDADPALQPLTCPDEYGPEQQLANRLRQGFRRLLADRGADLSYGRTLPRLLREAGLRQVAADAYFPLASTACAALESATIRQIRGQLVTAGLATDEDIDRHLSNIATGTMDLATAPLISAWGRKA; encoded by the coding sequence ATGACACGAACCGACGGGTACCTCCTCGACAACCAGCAGGCGGAGGCGGCAGAGCGCTTCGACGCCTTCGCCACCCTCTTCGACCCCACGACCTTCCGGCACATCGAAGGATTCGGCATCGGAGCCGGCTGGCGCTGCTGGGAGGTCGGCGCGGGCGGCACGTCCGTGGTGTCCTGGCTGGCGAAGAAGGTCGGCCCGACCGGAAAGGTCGTCGCGACGGACATCGACACCACGCGTCTCACCGCGGCGGCCCGCCCGCCGGTCGACGTACGTGTCCACGACGTGAGCGCCGAGGAACCCCCCGGCGAGGGCTTCGACCTGGTGCACGCCCGGCTCGTCCTGGTCCATGTGCCGGACCGGGAACGGGCCTTGCGGTCGATGATCACATCCCTGCGGCCCGGCGGACGCCTCCTGCTGGAGGACGCCGACCCCGCCCTGCAACCCCTGACCTGCCCCGACGAGTACGGCCCCGAGCAGCAGCTGGCGAACCGGCTGCGCCAGGGCTTTCGCCGGCTGCTCGCCGACCGCGGTGCCGACCTCTCCTACGGCCGCACCCTCCCGCGCCTGCTCCGCGAGGCCGGTCTGCGTCAGGTGGCCGCCGACGCGTACTTCCCGCTCGCCTCCACGGCCTGCGCCGCACTGGAGTCCGCCACGATCCGCCAGATCCGCGGCCAGTTGGTCACGGCGGGCCTCGCCACGGACGAGGACATCGACCGCCACCTCTCCAACATCGCCACCGGCACGATGGACCTGGCCACGGCCCCGCTGATCTCGGCATGGGGGCGTAAGGCGTAG
- a CDS encoding sugar kinase has product MTTDGLGTAAPVGGGALLVVGDVITDVVARHRGPLAAGTDTAAAIRTVPGGAGANVACWAAARGGGAEVRLLGRVGADAAAWHERELAACGVRPRLVVDPEVPTGTVICLVDAGEAAERTFLTDSGASLRLGPDDWSDALLDGVARLHLSGYLLFSEPSRALVAVALESARARGVRVSLDPASAGFLREVGPDRFLSLIEGVDVLLPSRDEACLLTGLPDVADAAAKLSRHVPLVVAKQGAEGALIARSGTVYAHVPAVAATPRDTTGAGDAFTGAFLAALLAGAAPEDAAAEGCRAGALAVERVGGRPPGPE; this is encoded by the coding sequence GTGACGACGGACGGGCTCGGTACCGCCGCGCCCGTCGGGGGCGGTGCCCTCCTGGTGGTCGGGGACGTCATCACGGACGTCGTCGCCCGGCATCGGGGGCCGCTCGCCGCCGGTACGGACACCGCCGCCGCGATCCGTACGGTGCCGGGCGGGGCGGGGGCCAACGTGGCCTGCTGGGCCGCCGCCCGTGGTGGCGGTGCGGAGGTACGGCTGTTGGGGCGGGTGGGCGCGGACGCGGCCGCGTGGCACGAGCGGGAGCTGGCCGCGTGCGGAGTACGGCCGCGACTGGTGGTCGATCCGGAGGTACCGACCGGGACGGTGATCTGTCTCGTGGACGCGGGTGAGGCCGCCGAGCGGACGTTCCTCACCGACAGCGGCGCGTCACTGCGGCTGGGCCCGGACGACTGGTCGGACGCGTTGCTCGATGGCGTGGCGCGACTGCATCTGTCGGGCTACCTCCTGTTCTCGGAGCCCAGTCGGGCGCTGGTGGCGGTGGCCCTGGAGTCGGCACGCGCGCGTGGTGTGCGGGTGAGCCTCGACCCGGCGTCGGCGGGCTTCCTCCGGGAGGTGGGACCGGACCGCTTTCTCTCCCTGATCGAGGGGGTGGACGTCCTGCTGCCGAGCCGGGACGAGGCCTGTCTGCTCACCGGCTTGCCCGACGTGGCGGACGCGGCGGCCAAGTTGAGCCGCCATGTCCCGCTGGTGGTGGCCAAGCAGGGCGCGGAGGGGGCGCTGATCGCCCGATCCGGCACCGTGTACGCGCACGTGCCCGCCGTAGCGGCGACGCCTCGGGACACCACCGGGGCGGGTGACGCGTTCACGGGCGCGTTCCTCGCGGCCCTGTTGGCCGGCGCCGCTCCCGAGGACGCGGCGGCGGAAGGATGCCGGGCGGGCGCGCTGGCGGTGGAGCGGGTGGGCGGGAGGCCGCCGGGGCCGGAGTGA
- a CDS encoding pseudouridine-5'-phosphate glycosidase, producing MVLVVSEEVREAIDARRPVVALESTIIAHGLPRPRNLQVALELEDVLRQEGAVPATIAVLDGRPHVGLDKQQVERVANEDGIRKLGHRDLPLAMAAGVSGATTVSATAQLAALAGVEVFATGGLGGVHREWTTTQDESADLGLLARTAITVVCAGVKSILDVPATLQRLETLGVAVAGYGTDRFPGFYLSDSGCPVEWRLDSPEQVAEVMRARAALDAPGSALIVANPVPEEEQLDPALHARVLAEALQACEQAGVSGQGVTPFLLAYLVRHTDGASLSANLAAVRGNVRLAGRIAAARAEA from the coding sequence GTGGTGCTGGTGGTGTCCGAAGAGGTGCGCGAGGCGATCGACGCGCGTCGACCCGTGGTGGCCCTGGAGTCCACGATCATCGCGCACGGGTTGCCGCGTCCGCGCAATCTGCAGGTGGCGCTGGAGCTGGAGGACGTTCTGCGGCAGGAGGGGGCGGTACCGGCGACGATCGCCGTACTGGACGGCCGCCCCCATGTCGGCCTGGACAAACAGCAGGTGGAACGGGTCGCGAACGAGGACGGGATCCGCAAGCTGGGTCACCGGGATCTGCCGCTCGCGATGGCCGCGGGGGTGAGCGGGGCGACCACTGTCTCGGCCACGGCGCAACTGGCGGCCTTGGCCGGGGTCGAAGTGTTCGCGACGGGCGGGCTCGGCGGGGTGCACCGGGAGTGGACCACGACCCAGGACGAGTCGGCCGACCTCGGCCTGCTGGCGCGCACGGCGATCACCGTGGTGTGCGCGGGGGTGAAGTCCATCCTGGACGTGCCCGCGACGCTCCAGCGCCTGGAGACACTGGGGGTCGCGGTCGCCGGGTACGGTACGGACCGCTTCCCCGGCTTCTATCTGTCCGACTCCGGCTGTCCGGTGGAGTGGCGGCTGGACTCCCCCGAGCAGGTGGCGGAGGTCATGCGCGCGCGTGCGGCGCTCGACGCGCCCGGCTCGGCGCTGATCGTCGCCAACCCGGTGCCGGAGGAGGAGCAGCTGGATCCCGCGCTGCACGCGCGTGTGCTCGCGGAGGCACTCCAGGCCTGCGAGCAGGCGGGGGTCTCCGGCCAGGGGGTCACGCCGTTCCTGCTGGCCTACCTCGTGCGGCACACCGACGGCGCCTCTCTGAGCGCCAACCTGGCGGCGGTGCGGGGCAACGTACGGCTGGCGGGACGGATCGCGGCCGCCCGGGCCGAGGCGTGA
- a CDS encoding VOC family protein, whose protein sequence is MTDNSTRLDHVVLWVRDPVASADFYEKTLGMEPVRLTEFAAGAVSFPSVRLNDETIFDLMPLTLADGMKMVPGAAESAGHPVNHVCLALPADDFETLRARLEEGSVPVSDFSRDSFGARGTARRSFYFRDPDGNVFEARHYD, encoded by the coding sequence ATGACGGACAACTCGACACGTCTCGACCATGTCGTCCTCTGGGTGCGCGACCCGGTGGCATCGGCCGACTTCTACGAGAAGACCCTGGGCATGGAACCCGTGCGGCTCACCGAGTTCGCCGCGGGGGCGGTGTCCTTCCCCTCCGTACGGCTCAACGACGAGACCATCTTCGACCTCATGCCGCTCACCCTGGCGGACGGCATGAAAATGGTGCCTGGCGCTGCCGAGAGCGCGGGACACCCCGTCAACCATGTCTGCCTGGCCCTGCCCGCAGACGATTTCGAGACACTCCGTGCCCGCCTCGAGGAAGGGTCCGTGCCCGTCTCGGACTTCTCCCGCGACTCCTTCGGCGCCCGCGGAACGGCCCGGCGCAGCTTCTACTTCCGCGACCCGGACGGGAACGTGTTCGAGGCGCGGCACTACGACTGA
- a CDS encoding methylated-DNA--[protein]-cysteine S-methyltransferase encodes MNSHGQDEQRIVWAVVGTDIGPLLLAATDEGLVNVVFHATDAVRDKALERLASRLGAEPVEAPGSPLLTEAIHQVEAYFAGERHDFELPLDWSLISGFNRQVLRELASGVRFGQLVGYGDLAGRVGQPGAAQAVGMAMGSNPLPVVVPCHRVVESDGGIGGFGGGLETKRKLLALEGVLPEPLF; translated from the coding sequence ATGAACAGCCATGGGCAGGACGAGCAGCGGATCGTGTGGGCCGTCGTCGGCACGGACATCGGCCCTCTGCTGCTGGCCGCGACCGACGAGGGTCTGGTCAACGTGGTCTTCCACGCCACCGACGCGGTCCGCGACAAGGCGCTGGAGCGGCTCGCGTCCCGGCTGGGCGCCGAGCCCGTCGAGGCGCCCGGTTCTCCGCTTCTGACCGAGGCGATACACCAGGTCGAGGCCTATTTCGCGGGCGAGCGGCACGACTTCGAGCTGCCCCTGGACTGGTCGCTGATCTCGGGCTTCAACCGGCAGGTGCTGCGCGAGCTGGCGTCCGGCGTGCGGTTCGGCCAGCTCGTCGGCTACGGCGATCTCGCCGGGCGGGTGGGCCAGCCGGGCGCCGCGCAGGCCGTGGGCATGGCCATGGGCTCCAATCCGCTGCCGGTGGTCGTGCCCTGCCACCGGGTCGTCGAGAGCGACGGCGGCATCGGCGGGTTCGGTGGCGGTCTGGAGACCAAGCGGAAGCTGCTCGCGCTGGAGGGCGTGCTGCCCGAGCCGCTGTTCTGA
- a CDS encoding glycerophosphodiester phosphodiesterase family protein has product MHARAVTALTTALLGTAALLLPATDVRAVEDGTPPTVVAHRAGAAYAPENTLAAIDRAARIGAVWVENDVQRTRDGELVVLHDDSLQRTTDVERVFPGRAPWKVKDFTAAEIARLDAGSWFGAAYAGARVPTLQQYVRRVDLHRQKLLLELKNPELYPGIEREALKLLGNEGWLDGRHRSRLIVQSFSAASLRTVHDLRPGVKTGFLGTPSVAQLPTYAAFADQINPAYTSVSRAYVSAVHAFTGPHDKPLEVFAWTVDTADAARRVAGYGVDGIITDKPDVVRDALRG; this is encoded by the coding sequence ATGCACGCGCGCGCCGTGACCGCCCTGACCACCGCGCTCCTGGGGACCGCCGCCCTCCTGCTTCCCGCAACCGACGTCCGGGCCGTCGAGGACGGCACGCCGCCCACGGTAGTCGCCCACCGGGCCGGCGCCGCCTACGCCCCCGAGAACACCCTGGCCGCCATCGACCGGGCCGCCCGGATCGGCGCCGTCTGGGTCGAGAACGACGTCCAGCGCACCAGGGACGGCGAACTCGTCGTACTCCACGACGACAGCCTCCAGCGCACGACGGACGTGGAGCGGGTCTTCCCCGGTCGGGCACCCTGGAAGGTGAAGGACTTCACCGCAGCCGAGATCGCACGGCTGGACGCGGGCAGCTGGTTCGGTGCCGCGTACGCGGGCGCGCGCGTGCCGACGCTGCAGCAGTACGTGCGCCGTGTCGATCTTCACCGTCAGAAGCTGCTCCTCGAACTCAAGAACCCGGAGTTGTACCCGGGTATCGAGCGGGAGGCCCTCAAGCTCCTCGGCAACGAGGGATGGCTCGACGGAAGGCACCGGAGCCGGTTGATCGTGCAGAGCTTCAGCGCGGCGAGTCTGCGGACCGTCCACGATCTCAGGCCCGGGGTGAAGACCGGCTTCCTCGGCACGCCGTCCGTGGCGCAGCTGCCCACGTACGCGGCCTTCGCCGATCAGATCAACCCGGCGTACACCTCCGTCTCCAGGGCCTACGTCTCGGCGGTCCATGCCTTCACCGGCCCGCACGACAAGCCGCTGGAGGTCTTCGCCTGGACCGTCGACACCGCGGACGCCGCGCGGAGGGTCGCCGGGTACGGCGTCGACGGCATCATCACCGACAAGCCGGACGTCGTGCGGGACGCGCTGCGCGGGTAG
- a CDS encoding MHYT domain-containing protein, with translation MQGTVDGFSYGLVTPLVAYLMACLGGALGLRCTTRSMLVSRSWRPGWLALGSVAIGSGIWTMHFVAMMGFKVEQTPIHYDRFITFASLGVAIVMVGIGVFIVGYRGASGTALMTGGAVTGLGIASMHYLGMAGMRLNGQLEYNTVTVAISVVIAVVAATAALWAAGQVRGFLWSVGASLIMGLAVTGMHYTGMAALSVHLHGSSAPVAGDSPATLLAPMMIGPLAFLLLAGVVVMFDPLMVMGKPVWSPAENKPGVPARELVHHSADRRPSLRAHRNVTHSGSRTPQNR, from the coding sequence ATGCAAGGCACGGTCGACGGATTCAGCTACGGACTCGTCACACCGCTGGTGGCCTACCTCATGGCCTGCCTCGGCGGTGCCCTCGGCCTGCGTTGCACCACCAGATCCATGCTGGTCAGCCGGTCCTGGCGACCAGGTTGGCTGGCTCTCGGCTCGGTCGCGATCGGCTCCGGAATCTGGACCATGCACTTCGTCGCGATGATGGGGTTCAAGGTCGAGCAGACACCGATCCACTACGACAGGTTCATCACCTTCGCGAGCCTGGGCGTCGCCATCGTCATGGTGGGCATCGGGGTCTTCATCGTCGGCTACCGGGGCGCGAGCGGTACGGCCCTGATGACCGGCGGTGCCGTCACCGGCCTGGGCATCGCCTCGATGCACTACCTGGGCATGGCCGGCATGCGCCTGAACGGACAGCTGGAGTACAACACCGTCACCGTCGCCATCTCCGTGGTCATAGCCGTGGTCGCCGCCACCGCCGCCCTGTGGGCCGCCGGGCAGGTCAGGGGATTCCTGTGGAGCGTGGGCGCGAGCCTGATCATGGGCCTCGCCGTCACGGGCATGCACTACACCGGCATGGCCGCCCTCAGCGTCCACCTGCACGGCTCGTCCGCCCCCGTCGCCGGTGACTCGCCTGCCACCCTGCTCGCCCCGATGATGATCGGCCCGCTGGCCTTCCTGCTGCTCGCGGGCGTCGTCGTGATGTTCGATCCGCTGATGGTCATGGGCAAGCCCGTCTGGTCGCCCGCCGAGAACAAGCCCGGCGTCCCCGCCCGCGAACTCGTCCACCACTCGGCCGACCGCCGTCCGTCGCTCCGCGCTCACCGGAACGTGACCCACAGCGGCTCCCGCACCCCACAGAACCGCTGA
- the uvrB gene encoding excinuclease ABC subunit UvrB — translation MRPVSHIERTVAPFEVVSSYQPSGDQPAAIAELAKRIEAGEKDVVLLGATGTGKSATTAWMIEKLQRPTLVMAPNKTLAAQLANEFRELLPNNAVEYFVSYYDYYQPEAYVPQSDTYIEKDSSINEEVERLRHSATNSLLTRRDVVVVASVSCIYGLGTPQEYVDRMVPLRVGDEIDRDQLLRRFVDIQYTRNDLAFSRGTFRVRGDTIEIFPVYEELAVRIEMFGDEIEALSTLHPLTGEIISDDEHLYVFPASHYVAGPERMERAVNDIEKELGERLAELEKQGKLLEAQRLRMRTTYDLEMLRQIGSCSGVENYSMHFDGRLPGSPPNTLLDYFPDDFLLVIDESHVTVPQIGAMYEGDASRKRTLVDHGFRLPSALDNRPLKWEEFTERIGQTVYLSATPGKYELSRGDGVVEQIIRPTGLVDPEVVVKPTEGQIDDLVHEIRTRTEKDERVLVTTLTKKMAEDLTDYFLELGIQVRYLHSDVDTLRRVELLRELRAGEYDVLVGINLLREGLDLPEVSLVAILDADKEGFLRSGTSLIQTIGRAARNVSGQVHMYADKITPAMEKAIDETNRRREKQVAYNKERGIDPQPLRKKINDIVAQIAREDVDTEQLLGSGYRQGKDGKAAKAPVPALGGKAAGTKAARGKAKETVPTDRPAAELAGQIEEMTARMRAAAADLQFEIAARLRDEVSEMKKELRQMKEAGLA, via the coding sequence ATGCGGCCCGTTTCCCACATCGAACGTACGGTGGCGCCTTTCGAGGTCGTCAGCTCCTACCAGCCCAGCGGCGACCAGCCGGCGGCGATCGCCGAGCTGGCCAAGCGCATCGAGGCAGGTGAGAAGGACGTCGTCCTGCTCGGCGCGACCGGCACCGGAAAGTCCGCCACCACCGCGTGGATGATCGAGAAGCTCCAGCGCCCCACCCTGGTGATGGCCCCGAACAAGACACTGGCCGCCCAGCTGGCGAACGAGTTCCGCGAGCTGCTGCCGAACAACGCCGTCGAGTACTTCGTCTCGTACTACGACTACTACCAGCCCGAGGCCTACGTCCCGCAGTCGGACACCTACATCGAGAAGGACTCCTCGATCAACGAGGAGGTCGAGCGCCTGCGCCACTCCGCGACCAACTCGCTGCTCACCCGCCGCGACGTCGTCGTGGTCGCCTCCGTCTCCTGCATCTACGGTCTCGGTACGCCCCAGGAGTACGTGGACCGCATGGTCCCCCTCAGGGTCGGCGACGAGATCGACCGCGACCAGCTCCTGCGCCGCTTCGTGGACATCCAGTACACGCGCAACGACCTGGCCTTCAGCCGGGGCACCTTCCGGGTCCGCGGCGACACCATCGAGATCTTCCCGGTCTACGAGGAACTCGCCGTCCGCATCGAGATGTTCGGCGACGAGATCGAGGCCCTCTCGACCCTCCACCCGCTCACCGGCGAGATCATCAGCGACGACGAGCACCTGTACGTCTTCCCGGCCTCCCACTACGTCGCAGGACCCGAGCGCATGGAGCGGGCCGTCAACGACATCGAGAAGGAGCTCGGGGAGCGCCTGGCCGAACTGGAGAAGCAGGGCAAGCTCCTGGAGGCCCAGCGCCTGCGGATGCGCACCACCTACGACCTGGAGATGCTCCGCCAGATCGGCTCCTGCTCCGGCGTGGAGAACTACTCGATGCACTTCGACGGCCGCCTGCCCGGCTCCCCGCCGAACACCCTGCTGGACTACTTCCCGGACGACTTCCTGCTCGTCATCGACGAGTCGCACGTGACCGTGCCGCAGATCGGCGCGATGTACGAGGGCGACGCCTCCCGCAAGCGCACCCTCGTCGACCACGGCTTCCGCCTCCCGTCGGCCCTGGACAACCGCCCCCTGAAGTGGGAGGAGTTCACCGAGCGCATCGGCCAGACCGTCTACCTGTCGGCGACGCCCGGCAAGTACGAGCTCTCGCGCGGGGACGGCGTCGTCGAGCAGATCATCCGCCCCACCGGGCTGGTCGACCCCGAGGTCGTGGTCAAGCCCACCGAGGGCCAGATCGACGACCTGGTGCACGAGATCCGTACCCGCACCGAGAAGGACGAGCGTGTCCTGGTCACCACGCTCACGAAGAAGATGGCCGAGGACCTCACCGACTACTTCCTGGAACTCGGCATCCAGGTCCGCTATCTGCACAGTGACGTCGACACCCTGCGCCGTGTGGAGCTGCTGCGCGAGCTGCGGGCCGGCGAGTACGACGTCCTCGTCGGCATCAACCTGCTGCGTGAGGGCCTCGACCTGCCCGAGGTCTCCCTGGTGGCGATCCTCGACGCCGACAAGGAGGGCTTCCTGCGCTCCGGCACCTCCCTGATCCAGACCATCGGCCGCGCGGCGCGCAATGTCTCCGGTCAGGTCCACATGTACGCCGACAAGATCACCCCGGCGATGGAGAAGGCCATCGACGAGACCAACCGCCGCCGGGAGAAGCAGGTCGCGTACAACAAGGAGCGGGGCATCGATCCCCAGCCGCTGCGCAAGAAGATCAACGACATCGTCGCGCAGATCGCCCGCGAGGACGTGGACACCGAGCAGCTGCTCGGCTCCGGCTACCGCCAGGGCAAGGACGGCAAGGCGGCCAAGGCGCCCGTGCCGGCCCTCGGCGGAAAGGCGGCGGGCACCAAGGCGGCCAGGGGCAAGGCCAAGGAGACCGTCCCGACCGACCGTCCCGCGGCCGAGCTCGCCGGGCAGATCGAGGAGATGACGGCACGCATGCGTGCCGCCGCCGCCGACCTGCAGTTCGAGATCGCGGCCCGGCTGCGCGACGAGGTCTCCGAGATGAAGAAGGAGCTCCGGCAGATGAAGGAGGCGGGCCTGGCCTGA
- a CDS encoding TerD family protein, producing MTVNMTKGQAISLQKNDGGSLTAVRMGLGWQAAPRRGLFGSRTREVDLDASAVLFADKQPVDVVFFRHLVSDDGSVKHTGDNLVGGVGQGGDDESILVDLSRVPVHVDQIVFTVNSFTGQTFQEVQNAFCRLVDETNGDELARYTLAGGGAYTAQIMAKVHRTGAGWTMTALGTPANGRTFQDLMPAILPHL from the coding sequence GTGACCGTCAACATGACCAAGGGTCAGGCCATCAGTCTGCAGAAGAACGACGGGGGCAGCCTGACCGCGGTGCGCATGGGCCTCGGCTGGCAGGCCGCTCCCCGGCGCGGCCTGTTCGGCTCGCGCACACGGGAGGTCGACCTCGACGCCTCCGCCGTCCTGTTCGCGGACAAGCAGCCCGTCGACGTCGTCTTCTTCCGTCACCTGGTGAGCGACGACGGTTCGGTCAAGCACACCGGTGACAACCTGGTCGGCGGCGTCGGCCAGGGCGGGGACGACGAGTCGATCCTCGTCGACCTGTCCCGTGTCCCCGTCCACGTCGACCAGATCGTCTTCACCGTGAACTCCTTCACGGGCCAGACCTTCCAGGAAGTGCAGAACGCTTTCTGCCGCCTGGTGGACGAGACCAACGGTGACGAACTCGCCCGCTACACGCTGGCCGGCGGCGGCGCCTACACCGCCCAGATCATGGCGAAGGTGCACCGGACGGGTGCGGGCTGGACGATGACGGCCCTCGGCACCCCGGCCAACGGCCGCACCTTCCAGGACCTGATGCCGGCGATCCTGCCGCACCTGTAA
- a CDS encoding TerD family protein: MTAELVRGQNHPLSQARLEIRIAAGTPVVAGATLGDEHGRVHGVEWVVHPGAPTLPGLEVSRQAAADHRLAVDLGAVPEVVHRVHVLLALPTAGGPVRFGAVAAPFVAVTGLDGTELVSYTITGLDAESAVVALELYRRQGAWKVRAVGQGYAGGLAELLTDQGLPQAGRLAQDIHEAVARGLARAVPMPPPLTADGDRPRQTAAPTPGADQGSSAAQGAPGAVPPQPPPPSTPQPLSPYGTQSLSTPPPMPPSGDQGSGTPEPASPYGTPGTPAADAPQPGHTPGPADTTAQPPTVGGPVDYSHPRRQNTAPPPPPPAAPPAQPGQPAQPVAGDATGWSMEERLYNQVWGMFEDLARSTAAYRSAVDFADSRMEKELDAALADPRSRIGAQGDTAREAARAKHAQLVEQARAAYDRDLGQLTAESEVVEPALPPAYARWDNPVWHGYRVPFEVPMAVRLGDLCLPECAELRIPMLVRLPLERGLWIDSGAAGSLDGSFLDPHELHRLAMDTAVALAARLVAVHPAGDYSLHVIDPAGSGAQALAPLVWSGVLAAPPAVGAAGVADVLARLTQRVDLVQMAVRSGAADSLPPGLDTSEQLLIVNDFPHGFDDRAVTQLRYLADEGPSVGVHLMMVADREDASGYGPLLDPLWRSLMRLTPVPDDHLADPWVGHAWTYEPALVPPGSQVLEQVLNQVAEARTKYT; encoded by the coding sequence ATGACGGCCGAGCTGGTGCGGGGGCAGAACCACCCGCTCTCCCAGGCCCGACTCGAGATCCGGATCGCGGCCGGCACGCCGGTCGTGGCCGGAGCAACGCTCGGCGACGAGCACGGCAGGGTGCACGGCGTCGAGTGGGTCGTCCACCCGGGTGCGCCCACCCTGCCGGGTCTGGAGGTCTCCCGGCAGGCGGCCGCCGACCACCGCCTCGCCGTCGATCTCGGCGCGGTGCCCGAGGTCGTCCACCGGGTCCATGTGCTGCTCGCGCTGCCGACGGCGGGCGGCCCCGTGCGCTTCGGTGCCGTCGCGGCCCCCTTCGTCGCGGTCACCGGCCTGGACGGCACCGAGCTCGTCAGCTACACCATCACCGGACTGGACGCCGAGTCGGCGGTCGTTGCGCTGGAGCTCTACCGCCGCCAGGGCGCCTGGAAGGTACGCGCCGTGGGGCAGGGCTATGCGGGCGGCCTCGCCGAACTCCTCACCGACCAGGGCCTTCCCCAGGCCGGCCGGCTCGCCCAGGACATCCATGAGGCGGTGGCCCGGGGCCTGGCCCGCGCGGTGCCGATGCCACCACCGCTCACGGCGGACGGCGACCGTCCCCGGCAGACGGCCGCACCGACGCCGGGCGCGGACCAGGGATCGTCCGCGGCCCAGGGCGCACCCGGTGCCGTACCGCCGCAGCCACCGCCGCCGAGCACCCCGCAGCCCCTGTCGCCGTACGGCACACAGTCCCTGAGCACCCCGCCGCCGATGCCCCCGAGCGGCGATCAGGGCTCCGGCACACCGGAGCCCGCCTCCCCCTACGGCACGCCGGGCACTCCGGCCGCGGACGCGCCGCAGCCCGGACACACCCCAGGTCCCGCCGACACCACAGCCCAGCCGCCCACCGTCGGCGGCCCGGTCGACTACAGCCACCCCCGACGGCAGAACACCGCCCCGCCGCCGCCCCCGCCCGCCGCGCCTCCCGCTCAGCCAGGTCAGCCCGCGCAGCCCGTTGCCGGGGACGCCACCGGCTGGTCCATGGAGGAGCGGCTCTACAACCAGGTGTGGGGCATGTTCGAGGACCTGGCCCGGTCCACGGCCGCGTACCGCAGTGCCGTCGACTTCGCCGACTCACGCATGGAGAAGGAGCTGGACGCGGCCCTCGCGGACCCGCGCAGCCGGATCGGCGCACAGGGTGACACCGCTCGGGAGGCAGCCCGCGCCAAGCACGCCCAGCTCGTCGAACAGGCCCGGGCGGCCTACGACCGGGATCTCGGCCAGCTCACGGCCGAGTCCGAGGTGGTCGAACCCGCCCTGCCGCCGGCGTACGCCCGCTGGGACAACCCCGTCTGGCACGGCTACCGGGTGCCGTTCGAGGTGCCCATGGCCGTACGCCTGGGCGATCTGTGTCTGCCCGAGTGCGCCGAGCTGCGCATCCCGATGCTGGTCCGGCTCCCGCTGGAGCGCGGTCTGTGGATCGACAGCGGGGCCGCCGGATCCCTCGACGGCTCGTTCCTCGACCCCCACGAACTGCACCGCCTCGCCATGGACACGGCCGTGGCGCTCGCGGCCCGGCTAGTCGCCGTCCACCCCGCCGGGGACTACAGCCTGCACGTCATCGACCCGGCCGGCTCGGGGGCGCAGGCGCTCGCCCCGCTCGTGTGGAGCGGCGTGCTCGCGGCCCCGCCCGCCGTCGGCGCCGCCGGTGTGGCGGACGTCCTGGCCCGCCTCACCCAGCGCGTGGACCTCGTGCAGATGGCGGTGCGCAGCGGCGCGGCCGACTCCCTTCCGCCCGGCCTCGACACCTCCGAACAGCTCCTGATCGTCAACGACTTCCCGCACGGCTTCGACGACCGGGCCGTGACCCAGCTGCGCTACCTGGCCGACGAGGGACCGTCCGTCGGCGTCCACCTGATGATGGTCGCGGACCGTGAGGACGCCTCCGGCTACGGCCCCCTCCTCGACCCCCTGTGGCGCTCGCTCATGCGGCTGACCCCGGTGCCCGACGACCACTTGGCCGACCCGTGGGTCGGGCACGCCTGGACCTATGAGCCCGCACTGGTCCCGCCCGGCAGCCAGGTGCTCGAACAGGTCCTGAACCAGGTGGCGGAGGCTCGCACCAAGTACACGTAA